In Strigops habroptila isolate Jane chromosome 4, bStrHab1.2.pri, whole genome shotgun sequence, a single genomic region encodes these proteins:
- the SLC29A4 gene encoding equilibrative nucleoside transporter 4 isoform X1, with protein MPQSRRGGGRLPTMGSVGSERFKELSPAGTPEGNVVMSFSFDSYQLEEDELQRGSQAKGVLTFMEPVSEDPEPQDRYHGIYFAMLLAGVGFLLPYNSFITDVDYLHHKYPGTSIVFDMSLTYILVALVAVILNNALVELLSLHTRISVGYLFALGPLLFVSICDVWLELFSRRQAYAINLVAVGVVAFGCTVQQSSFYGYTGLLPKRYTQGVMTGESTAGVIISLSRIFTKLLLSDEKENTVIFFFISIGMELTCFILHLLVKRTRFVRYYTSCSCKGLPEERGTGDNGTGYRVHHDVTAEDIRFENRQRGQPSPPRGSPGHEAELAGSGTYMRFDVPRPKIKRSWPSFRDMLLYRYVVSRLIWAYMLSIAMTYFITLCLFPGLESEIHNCTLGEWLPILIMAIFNLSDFVGKILAALPYDWRGTHLLVYSCLRVVFIPLFIMCVYPNGRPTFGHPAWPCIFSLLMGITNGYFGSVPMILAAGKVSPEQRELAGNTMTVSYMTGLTLGSAVAYFAYSLTSTSHSSCFYTETSNSSFTLGY; from the exons ATGCCGCAGAGCCGCCGCGGCGGAGGCAG GTTGCCCACGATGGGCTCGGTGGGATCCGAGCGCTTCAAGGAGCTGAGCCCAGCGGGAACGCCGGAGGGGAATGTGGTGATGAGCTTCAGCTTCGACAGTTACCAGCTGGAGGAGGACGAGCTGCAGCGGGGCAGCCAGGCCAAGGGCGTCCTCACCTTCATGGAGCCGG TTTCAGAGGATCCTGAGCCGCAGGATCGATACCATGGGATTTACTTCGCCATGCTGCTGGCCGGGGTGGGATTTCTCCTGCCGTACAACAGCTTTATCACCGATGTGGACTATCTGCACCATAAATACCCAG GGACCTCCATCGTCTTCGACATGAGCCTCACCTACATCCTGGTGGCCTTGGTGGCCGTCATCCTCAACAACGCGCTGGTGGAGCTGCTGAGCTTGCACACCCGGATCTCTGTGG GCTATCTCTTTGCCCTGGGGCCACTGCTCTTTGTCAGCATCTGCGATGTCTGGCTGGAGCTCTTCAGCCGCAGGCAAGCCTATGCCATCAACCTGGTGGCTGTCGGGGTGGTGGCCTTTGGCTGCACAG TGCAGCAATCCAGCTTCTACGGCTACACGGGGCTGCTGCCCAAGCGCTACACACAGGGAGTGATGACGGGCGAGA GCACCGCTGGGGTCATCATCTCGCTCAGCCGTATCTTcaccaagctgctgctgtcagacgAGAAGGAGAACACGGTCATCTTCTTCTTCATCTCCATCGGCATGGAGCTGACGTGCTTCATCCTCCACCTCCTGGTCAAGCGCACCCGTTTCGTCCGCTACTacacctcctgctcctgcaaggGTCTCCCTGAGGAGCGGGGAACTGGTGACAATGGGACGGGATACCGTGTCCACCACGATGTCACGGCGGAGGACATCCGCTTC GAGAACAGGCAACGGGGGCAGCCGAGCCCCCCCCGGGGCAGCCCAGGCCACGAAGCTGAGCTGGCTGGAAGCGGCACCTACATGCGCTTCGATGTCCCTCGGCCCAAAATCAAGAGGAGCTGGCCCAGCTTCAGAG ACATGCTGCTCTACCGCTACGTCGTGTCCCGGCTCATCTGGGCCTACATGCTGTCCATCGCCATGACCTACTTCATCACACTGTGCCTCTTTCCCGGGCTGGAGTCAGAGATCCACAACTGCACACTGGGCGAGTGGCTCCCCATCCTCATCATGGCCATCTTCAACCTCTCCGACTTCGTCGGCAAG ATCCTGGCCGCCCTGCCCTATGACTGGAGAGGGACCCACCTCCTCGTCTACTCCTGCCTCCGCGTGGTCTTCATCCCCCTCTTCATCATGTGCGTCTATCCCAACGGAAGGCCCACTTTTGGCCACCCCGCCTGGCCCTGcatcttctccctcctcatGGGCATCACCAATGGCTACTTCGGCAGCGTTCCCATGATCCTGGCTGCTGGCAAAGTGAGCCCGGAGCAGCGGGAGCTGGCAG GGAACACCATGACCGTGTCCTACATGACAGGCTTGACGCTGGGCTCGGCCGTGGCCTATTTTGCCTACAGCCTCACCAGTACATCCCACAGCAGCTGTTTCTACACCGAGACCTCCAACAGCTCCTTTACGTTGGGGTACTGA
- the SLC29A4 gene encoding equilibrative nucleoside transporter 4 isoform X2 translates to MGSVGSERFKELSPAGTPEGNVVMSFSFDSYQLEEDELQRGSQAKGVLTFMEPVSEDPEPQDRYHGIYFAMLLAGVGFLLPYNSFITDVDYLHHKYPGTSIVFDMSLTYILVALVAVILNNALVELLSLHTRISVGYLFALGPLLFVSICDVWLELFSRRQAYAINLVAVGVVAFGCTVQQSSFYGYTGLLPKRYTQGVMTGESTAGVIISLSRIFTKLLLSDEKENTVIFFFISIGMELTCFILHLLVKRTRFVRYYTSCSCKGLPEERGTGDNGTGYRVHHDVTAEDIRFENRQRGQPSPPRGSPGHEAELAGSGTYMRFDVPRPKIKRSWPSFRDMLLYRYVVSRLIWAYMLSIAMTYFITLCLFPGLESEIHNCTLGEWLPILIMAIFNLSDFVGKILAALPYDWRGTHLLVYSCLRVVFIPLFIMCVYPNGRPTFGHPAWPCIFSLLMGITNGYFGSVPMILAAGKVSPEQRELAGNTMTVSYMTGLTLGSAVAYFAYSLTSTSHSSCFYTETSNSSFTLGY, encoded by the exons ATGGGCTCGGTGGGATCCGAGCGCTTCAAGGAGCTGAGCCCAGCGGGAACGCCGGAGGGGAATGTGGTGATGAGCTTCAGCTTCGACAGTTACCAGCTGGAGGAGGACGAGCTGCAGCGGGGCAGCCAGGCCAAGGGCGTCCTCACCTTCATGGAGCCGG TTTCAGAGGATCCTGAGCCGCAGGATCGATACCATGGGATTTACTTCGCCATGCTGCTGGCCGGGGTGGGATTTCTCCTGCCGTACAACAGCTTTATCACCGATGTGGACTATCTGCACCATAAATACCCAG GGACCTCCATCGTCTTCGACATGAGCCTCACCTACATCCTGGTGGCCTTGGTGGCCGTCATCCTCAACAACGCGCTGGTGGAGCTGCTGAGCTTGCACACCCGGATCTCTGTGG GCTATCTCTTTGCCCTGGGGCCACTGCTCTTTGTCAGCATCTGCGATGTCTGGCTGGAGCTCTTCAGCCGCAGGCAAGCCTATGCCATCAACCTGGTGGCTGTCGGGGTGGTGGCCTTTGGCTGCACAG TGCAGCAATCCAGCTTCTACGGCTACACGGGGCTGCTGCCCAAGCGCTACACACAGGGAGTGATGACGGGCGAGA GCACCGCTGGGGTCATCATCTCGCTCAGCCGTATCTTcaccaagctgctgctgtcagacgAGAAGGAGAACACGGTCATCTTCTTCTTCATCTCCATCGGCATGGAGCTGACGTGCTTCATCCTCCACCTCCTGGTCAAGCGCACCCGTTTCGTCCGCTACTacacctcctgctcctgcaaggGTCTCCCTGAGGAGCGGGGAACTGGTGACAATGGGACGGGATACCGTGTCCACCACGATGTCACGGCGGAGGACATCCGCTTC GAGAACAGGCAACGGGGGCAGCCGAGCCCCCCCCGGGGCAGCCCAGGCCACGAAGCTGAGCTGGCTGGAAGCGGCACCTACATGCGCTTCGATGTCCCTCGGCCCAAAATCAAGAGGAGCTGGCCCAGCTTCAGAG ACATGCTGCTCTACCGCTACGTCGTGTCCCGGCTCATCTGGGCCTACATGCTGTCCATCGCCATGACCTACTTCATCACACTGTGCCTCTTTCCCGGGCTGGAGTCAGAGATCCACAACTGCACACTGGGCGAGTGGCTCCCCATCCTCATCATGGCCATCTTCAACCTCTCCGACTTCGTCGGCAAG ATCCTGGCCGCCCTGCCCTATGACTGGAGAGGGACCCACCTCCTCGTCTACTCCTGCCTCCGCGTGGTCTTCATCCCCCTCTTCATCATGTGCGTCTATCCCAACGGAAGGCCCACTTTTGGCCACCCCGCCTGGCCCTGcatcttctccctcctcatGGGCATCACCAATGGCTACTTCGGCAGCGTTCCCATGATCCTGGCTGCTGGCAAAGTGAGCCCGGAGCAGCGGGAGCTGGCAG GGAACACCATGACCGTGTCCTACATGACAGGCTTGACGCTGGGCTCGGCCGTGGCCTATTTTGCCTACAGCCTCACCAGTACATCCCACAGCAGCTGTTTCTACACCGAGACCTCCAACAGCTCCTTTACGTTGGGGTACTGA